The following proteins are encoded in a genomic region of Corylus avellana chromosome ca4, CavTom2PMs-1.0:
- the LOC132177406 gene encoding MADS-box protein JOINTLESS-like isoform X4 produces the protein MHSKNLDQPSLELQLENRACTSLSNEIMDKTRELRQMMGEELQGLNMEELKKLEELEEGLSRVLKAKDERFLEEMSALERKVSQLMQDNQQLKQQMEKQFNIKTHAIEQGQSSESITNICSSADPLQDQDNNDTSLKLGTGPRLELKASKEPPGQTPQLENSRLESLAETENVCDFFEDLKHRFLRFKKRKFKENLEILPRVKHQSSFIRSWVVVGNNARLITKSAASNLSFDQQCVQTLRRNQSTIPCQICSLTHG, from the exons ATGCATTCAAAGAATCTCGACCAACCATCTTTGGAGCTGCAG CTTGAGAACAGGGCCTGCACCTCGTTGAGCAATGAAATCATGGATAAGACACGTGAACTGAG GCAGATGATGGGAGAAGAGCTCCAAGGATTGAATATGGAAGAACTAAAGAAACTAGAGGAACTCGAGGAAGGCTTGAGTCGTGTTTTAAAAGCAAAG GATGAAAGATTTCTAGAAGAGATGAGTGCCCTTGAGCGGAAG GTATCCCAACTGATGCAGGATAACCAGCAACTAAAACAG CAGATGGAGAAACAGTTTAACATTAAAACACATGCAATTGAACAAGGTCAGTCATCTGAGTCGATCACCAATATTTGCAGCTCAGCTGATCCCCTTCAAGACCAAGACAACAACGACACTTCTCTCAAGTTGGG GACTGGTCCACGTTTAGAGTTGAAGGCTTCCAAGGAGCCTCCAGGACAGACTCCGCAACTTGAAAATAGCAGGCTGGAGAGCTTGGCCGAAACTGAAAATGTGTGTGActtttttgaagatttgaaaCATCGATTTCTTAGATTCAAAAAGCGTAAATTCAA AGAAAACTTGGAAATCTTGCCCAGGGTCAAGCACCAAAG TAGCTTTATTAGAAGTTGGGTTGTTGTTGGAAACAATGCAAGGCTAATCACAAAGTCTGCAGCTTCCAACCTAAGCTTTGACCAGCAGTGCGTGCAGACACTGAGAAG GAATCAGTCAACCATTCCTTGTCAAATCTGCTCACTTACCCATGGATAG
- the LOC132177406 gene encoding MADS-box protein JOINTLESS-like isoform X5 produces MHSKNLDQPSLELQLENRACTSLSNEIMDKTRELRQMMGEELQGLNMEELKKLEELEEGLSRVLKAKDERFLEEMSALERKVSQLMQDNQQLKQQMEKQFNIKTHAIEQGQSSESITNICSSADPLQDQDNNDTSLKLGTGPRLELKASKEPPGQTPQLENSRLESLAETENVCDFFEDLKHRFLRFKKRKFKENLEILPRVKHQSFIRSWVVVGNNARLITKSAASNLSFDQQCVQTLRRNQSTIPCQICSLTHG; encoded by the exons ATGCATTCAAAGAATCTCGACCAACCATCTTTGGAGCTGCAG CTTGAGAACAGGGCCTGCACCTCGTTGAGCAATGAAATCATGGATAAGACACGTGAACTGAG GCAGATGATGGGAGAAGAGCTCCAAGGATTGAATATGGAAGAACTAAAGAAACTAGAGGAACTCGAGGAAGGCTTGAGTCGTGTTTTAAAAGCAAAG GATGAAAGATTTCTAGAAGAGATGAGTGCCCTTGAGCGGAAG GTATCCCAACTGATGCAGGATAACCAGCAACTAAAACAG CAGATGGAGAAACAGTTTAACATTAAAACACATGCAATTGAACAAGGTCAGTCATCTGAGTCGATCACCAATATTTGCAGCTCAGCTGATCCCCTTCAAGACCAAGACAACAACGACACTTCTCTCAAGTTGGG GACTGGTCCACGTTTAGAGTTGAAGGCTTCCAAGGAGCCTCCAGGACAGACTCCGCAACTTGAAAATAGCAGGCTGGAGAGCTTGGCCGAAACTGAAAATGTGTGTGActtttttgaagatttgaaaCATCGATTTCTTAGATTCAAAAAGCGTAAATTCAA AGAAAACTTGGAAATCTTGCCCAGGGTCAAGCACCAAAG CTTTATTAGAAGTTGGGTTGTTGTTGGAAACAATGCAAGGCTAATCACAAAGTCTGCAGCTTCCAACCTAAGCTTTGACCAGCAGTGCGTGCAGACACTGAGAAG GAATCAGTCAACCATTCCTTGTCAAATCTGCTCACTTACCCATGGATAG
- the LOC132177406 gene encoding MADS-box protein JOINTLESS-like isoform X6 — protein MHSKNLDQPSLELQLENRACTSLSNEIMDKTRELRQMMGEELQGLNMEELKKLEELEEGLSRVLKAKDERFLEEMSALERKVSQLMQDNQQLKQQMEKQFNIKTHAIEQGQSSESITNICSSADPLQDQDNNDTSLKLGTGPRLELKASKEPPGQTPQLENSRLESLAETENVCDFFEDLKHRFLRFKKRKFKENLEILPRVKHQSS, from the exons ATGCATTCAAAGAATCTCGACCAACCATCTTTGGAGCTGCAG CTTGAGAACAGGGCCTGCACCTCGTTGAGCAATGAAATCATGGATAAGACACGTGAACTGAG GCAGATGATGGGAGAAGAGCTCCAAGGATTGAATATGGAAGAACTAAAGAAACTAGAGGAACTCGAGGAAGGCTTGAGTCGTGTTTTAAAAGCAAAG GATGAAAGATTTCTAGAAGAGATGAGTGCCCTTGAGCGGAAG GTATCCCAACTGATGCAGGATAACCAGCAACTAAAACAG CAGATGGAGAAACAGTTTAACATTAAAACACATGCAATTGAACAAGGTCAGTCATCTGAGTCGATCACCAATATTTGCAGCTCAGCTGATCCCCTTCAAGACCAAGACAACAACGACACTTCTCTCAAGTTGGG GACTGGTCCACGTTTAGAGTTGAAGGCTTCCAAGGAGCCTCCAGGACAGACTCCGCAACTTGAAAATAGCAGGCTGGAGAGCTTGGCCGAAACTGAAAATGTGTGTGActtttttgaagatttgaaaCATCGATTTCTTAGATTCAAAAAGCGTAAATTCAA AGAAAACTTGGAAATCTTGCCCAGGGTCAAGCACCAAAG TTCATGA
- the LOC132177406 gene encoding MADS-box protein JOINTLESS-like isoform X7 codes for MHSKNLDQPSLELQLENRACTSLSNEIMDKTRELRQMMGEELQGLNMEELKKLEELEEGLSRVLKAKDERFLEEMSALERKVSQLMQDNQQLKQQMEKQFNIKTHAIEQGQSSESITNICSSADPLQDQDNNDTSLKLGTGPRLELKASKEPPGQTPQLENSRLESLAETENVCDFFEDLKHRFLRFKKRKFKENLEILPRVKHQSS; via the exons ATGCATTCAAAGAATCTCGACCAACCATCTTTGGAGCTGCAG CTTGAGAACAGGGCCTGCACCTCGTTGAGCAATGAAATCATGGATAAGACACGTGAACTGAG GCAGATGATGGGAGAAGAGCTCCAAGGATTGAATATGGAAGAACTAAAGAAACTAGAGGAACTCGAGGAAGGCTTGAGTCGTGTTTTAAAAGCAAAG GATGAAAGATTTCTAGAAGAGATGAGTGCCCTTGAGCGGAAG GTATCCCAACTGATGCAGGATAACCAGCAACTAAAACAG CAGATGGAGAAACAGTTTAACATTAAAACACATGCAATTGAACAAGGTCAGTCATCTGAGTCGATCACCAATATTTGCAGCTCAGCTGATCCCCTTCAAGACCAAGACAACAACGACACTTCTCTCAAGTTGGG GACTGGTCCACGTTTAGAGTTGAAGGCTTCCAAGGAGCCTCCAGGACAGACTCCGCAACTTGAAAATAGCAGGCTGGAGAGCTTGGCCGAAACTGAAAATGTGTGTGActtttttgaagatttgaaaCATCGATTTCTTAGATTCAAAAAGCGTAAATTCAA AGAAAACTTGGAAATCTTGCCCAGGGTCAAGCACCAAAG